One genomic window of Pseudoxanthomonas sp. includes the following:
- a CDS encoding acyltransferase: protein MNSTWKQRPEGGGKFALWLLRGIACHGGRGLARTLLLPITAYFMLVRGPERHASRAYLTRVLGRPSGWRETARHIHTFSSVILDRVFLLSGRMDQFRVDVTGLENLHTQLDKGRGLLIFGSHLGSFDALRVLAQKRPDVQLRVVLDKAQAPALTELLGALNPQLASCIIDASMDSTSIVMAIKQATDEGHPVAMLVDRSRPEDATLPAQFLGAQAPFPTSPWLIAALLKVPVVLAFGLYHGKAHYSLSFEVYSEGLEVSRRNRAATLGALIRGYAERLEHYARLAPYNWFNFYDFWNTKHVEGSVQADLDADADAAVQRRTAVRRVA, encoded by the coding sequence ATGAACAGCACCTGGAAACAACGCCCCGAGGGCGGCGGCAAATTCGCGCTGTGGCTGCTGCGCGGCATCGCCTGCCACGGCGGTCGTGGCCTGGCGCGCACGCTGTTGCTCCCGATCACCGCGTATTTCATGCTGGTGCGCGGCCCCGAACGCCATGCCTCGCGTGCATATCTGACGCGTGTCCTGGGCCGGCCGTCGGGCTGGCGCGAGACGGCCCGCCATATCCACACGTTCTCGTCGGTGATCCTGGACCGGGTGTTCCTGCTGAGTGGCCGCATGGACCAGTTCCGGGTCGATGTCACCGGCCTGGAAAATCTGCACACGCAGCTGGACAAGGGCCGTGGCCTGCTGATCTTCGGCTCGCACCTGGGTAGCTTCGACGCGCTGCGGGTGCTGGCGCAGAAGCGCCCCGACGTGCAGCTCAGGGTGGTGCTGGACAAGGCCCAGGCGCCGGCCCTGACCGAGTTGCTGGGTGCGCTGAATCCGCAACTGGCCAGTTGCATCATCGATGCCAGCATGGACAGCACGTCGATCGTGATGGCCATCAAACAGGCCACCGACGAAGGCCACCCGGTCGCGATGCTGGTGGACCGCAGCCGACCGGAAGACGCCACGCTGCCGGCCCAGTTCCTGGGCGCGCAGGCGCCATTCCCGACCTCGCCCTGGCTGATCGCCGCGCTGCTCAAGGTGCCGGTGGTGCTGGCCTTCGGCCTGTACCACGGCAAGGCGCATTATTCGCTGTCGTTCGAGGTCTATAGCGAGGGCCTGGAGGTTTCGCGCCGCAACCGCGCTGCGACCCTGGGTGCGCTCATCCGTGGTTATGCCGAACGGCTGGAGCATTACGCCCGGCTTGCGCCCTACAACTGGTTCAATTTCTATGATTTCTGGAACACCAAGCATGTCGAAGGCAGCGTCCAAGCGGACCTGGATGCTGATGCTGACGCTGCTGTGCAGCGCCGGACCGCTGTCCGCCGCGTCGCCTGA
- a CDS encoding NAD(P)/FAD-dependent oxidoreductase, with protein sequence MTPVEAVIATPAADAASHADTSSERTPQPAPDVLIIGGGPAGSTAAILLARAGWRVTLLEKARHPRFHIGESLLPMTMPLLEKLGVMEDMRAIGTLKLGADFPNDAGTYNTFRFDKALDAKRGFALQVPRAKFDQILFEKARSEGVDAHEETTVTAVAFEGDQPVVQARQGQRTLEIRPQWLLDASGRDAFLGSRLKVRRKNADHQSAAVFSHYIGVARREGDDAGNISIYRHPHGWMWLIPLPDDVMSVGAVCFPDYLKTRSGDLEAFLHETLALHPEVTTRMAGAQRVAPVHATGNYAYDSTRMSGPRWLLLGDAYAFVDPMFSSGVHLAMHSADQGAAMVDAALRAPQRAPAMRRALQRRQDAGTREFKWFIYRFTSPTMRLLFANPRNVLQIESAVVAMLAGDVFDSPRVKRRLRLFRLIYGINALSMVPQAFSAWRRRRRQPAEGFSGDTLQPGQAGDA encoded by the coding sequence ATGACTCCCGTTGAAGCCGTGATCGCCACGCCCGCGGCCGATGCCGCATCCCACGCCGACACATCATCGGAGCGCACCCCGCAACCGGCGCCGGACGTGCTGATCATCGGCGGCGGCCCGGCCGGCAGCACCGCGGCCATCCTGCTGGCCCGCGCCGGCTGGCGGGTCACCCTGCTGGAAAAGGCGCGCCACCCGCGCTTCCACATCGGCGAGTCGCTGCTGCCCATGACCATGCCGCTGCTGGAAAAGCTGGGCGTGATGGAGGACATGCGTGCAATCGGCACGCTCAAGCTGGGCGCGGATTTCCCCAACGACGCCGGCACCTACAACACCTTCCGCTTCGACAAGGCGCTGGATGCCAAGCGCGGCTTCGCGCTGCAGGTGCCGCGGGCCAAGTTCGACCAGATCCTGTTCGAAAAGGCGCGCAGCGAGGGCGTCGATGCCCACGAGGAAACCACCGTCACCGCGGTGGCCTTCGAAGGTGACCAGCCGGTGGTCCAGGCGCGCCAGGGCCAGCGCACCCTGGAGATCCGCCCGCAATGGCTGCTCGATGCCTCTGGTCGCGATGCCTTCCTGGGCAGCCGGCTCAAGGTGCGCCGCAAGAACGCCGATCACCAGTCCGCCGCGGTGTTCAGCCACTACATCGGCGTGGCCCGGCGCGAAGGCGATGACGCCGGCAACATCAGCATCTACCGTCATCCGCATGGCTGGATGTGGCTGATCCCGCTGCCCGACGATGTGATGAGCGTGGGCGCGGTGTGCTTCCCGGATTATCTCAAAACCCGCAGCGGCGACCTGGAAGCCTTCCTGCACGAAACCCTGGCGCTGCACCCGGAAGTGACCACGCGCATGGCCGGCGCGCAGCGCGTGGCACCGGTCCATGCCACCGGCAACTACGCCTACGATTCCACCCGGATGAGCGGGCCGCGCTGGCTGCTGCTGGGCGATGCCTATGCCTTCGTCGATCCGATGTTCTCCTCAGGCGTGCACCTGGCCATGCACAGCGCCGACCAGGGCGCGGCGATGGTCGATGCCGCGCTGCGTGCGCCGCAGCGTGCACCGGCCATGCGACGCGCCCTGCAGCGGCGCCAGGATGCGGGCACGCGCGAGTTCAAGTGGTTCATCTACCGCTTCACCTCGCCGACCATGCGCCTGTTGTTCGCCAATCCGCGCAACGTCCTGCAGATTGAATCGGCCGTGGTGGCGATGCTGGCCGGCGATGTGTTCGATTCGCCACGGGTGAAGCGGCGCCTGCGGCTGTTCCGCCTGATCTACGGCATCAATGCCCTGTCGATGGTGCCGCAGGCGTTCAGTGCCTGGCGCCGGCGCCGGCGCCAACCTGCCGAAGGCTTCAGCGGCGACACCTTGCAGCCGGGCCAGGCAGGCGACGCATGA
- a CDS encoding AMP-binding protein: MCALGVGPLDRIIARSGGQAIDLATFHAHVRALAAQLPAGRHAVNLCEDRYRFLVAFCAVALRGQITLLPPSRAPAVVLDVMQRHADSYALGDAAADGTTPGGYWRMPAVLEQLAGPVPEVADDAVVVIGFTSGSTGAPKPFPKTLAAFRTSNAQNLSAVADLWGERTPSLVATVPPQHMYGMEMSVVMPLLSDATVHGGKPFFPEDVAQALAQMPEPRLLVTTPVHLRALVESGVSLPPIAGYVSATAPLEQALAQAAEARFGGELRETFGSTETCIFARRRTALETAWTPLPGVWVQPQPDGTLVHARHLPQPVPLADLMEVEADGRFHLRGRQADLLEIAGKRASLGDLTRRLLAVPGVRDGAVMQLEPDDMGVRRIAALVVAPDLTENQLLDALRGAMDPVFLPRRIRLVAALPRGETGKLPRHEALRLLEG; the protein is encoded by the coding sequence ATGTGCGCCCTTGGCGTGGGCCCGCTGGACCGCATCATCGCCCGCAGTGGCGGCCAGGCCATCGACCTGGCCACCTTCCACGCGCACGTGCGCGCCCTGGCCGCGCAGCTGCCGGCAGGCCGCCATGCGGTGAACCTGTGCGAGGACCGCTACCGCTTCCTGGTGGCGTTCTGCGCGGTCGCCCTGCGTGGCCAGATCACCCTGCTGCCGCCTTCGCGCGCGCCGGCGGTGGTGCTGGATGTCATGCAGCGCCACGCCGACAGCTACGCGCTGGGCGACGCTGCGGCTGACGGCACCACGCCCGGCGGCTATTGGCGCATGCCGGCGGTGCTGGAACAGCTTGCGGGCCCGGTGCCGGAAGTGGCCGACGACGCGGTGGTGGTGATCGGCTTTACCTCCGGCAGCACCGGCGCGCCCAAACCCTTCCCCAAGACGCTGGCTGCCTTCCGCACCAGCAACGCGCAGAACCTGAGCGCCGTGGCCGACCTGTGGGGCGAACGCACGCCCAGCCTGGTCGCCACCGTGCCGCCGCAGCACATGTACGGCATGGAGATGTCGGTGGTGATGCCGCTGCTCAGCGACGCCACCGTGCACGGCGGCAAGCCGTTCTTCCCCGAAGACGTGGCCCAGGCGCTGGCGCAGATGCCCGAGCCGCGCCTGTTGGTGACCACGCCGGTGCACCTGCGCGCGCTGGTCGAATCGGGCGTGTCGCTGCCGCCGATTGCCGGTTATGTCTCGGCGACCGCACCGCTGGAGCAGGCGCTGGCCCAGGCGGCCGAAGCGCGCTTTGGCGGCGAGCTGCGCGAAACCTTCGGTTCGACCGAGACCTGCATCTTCGCCCGCCGCCGCACCGCACTGGAAACCGCCTGGACGCCGCTGCCCGGCGTGTGGGTGCAGCCACAGCCCGATGGCACCCTGGTGCACGCGCGCCATCTGCCGCAGCCGGTGCCGCTGGCCGACCTGATGGAAGTCGAGGCCGACGGCCGCTTCCACCTGCGCGGGCGCCAGGCCGACCTGCTGGAAATCGCCGGCAAGCGTGCCTCGCTCGGTGACCTGACCCGTCGCCTGCTGGCCGTGCCCGGTGTGCGCGATGGCGCGGTGATGCAGCTGGAACCGGACGATATGGGCGTGCGGCGCATCGCTGCGCTGGTGGTCGCGCCGGACCTCACCGAAAACCAGTTGCTCGACGCGCTGCGTGGGGCGATGGATCCGGTGTTCCTGCCGCGCCGCATCCGCCTGGTCGCCGCGCTGCCGCGTGGTGAAACCGGCAAGCTGCCGCGCCACGAAGCGCTGCGCCTGCTGGAAGGCTGA
- the hemF gene encoding oxygen-dependent coproporphyrinogen oxidase yields MNSIDTVRDYLTGLQDRICAAIETADGSARFVEDAWTREGAGDAGAALLGGGGRTRILRDGAVFEQAGIGFSDVSGSRLPPSATAARPELAGASWRAVGVSLVFHPRNPHLPTTHANVRHFRAEREGETVAWWFGGGFDLTPFYPVDEDVRHWHRTARDLCAPFGGQARYEAHKRWCDEYFFIKHRNETRGVGGLFFDDLHGDFERDFGYMQAVGNGFLDAYLPIVAARKDTSYSERERAFQLYRRGRYVEFNLVYDRGTLFGLQSGGRAESILMSLPPNVRWEYGYAPEPGSAEARLADYLVPRDWLSESPEK; encoded by the coding sequence ATGAACAGCATCGACACCGTCCGCGACTACCTCACCGGACTGCAGGACCGCATCTGCGCGGCCATCGAAACCGCCGACGGCAGCGCCCGCTTCGTCGAAGACGCCTGGACCCGCGAAGGCGCGGGTGACGCTGGCGCAGCGCTGCTTGGCGGCGGCGGGCGCACCCGGATCCTGCGCGATGGCGCGGTGTTCGAGCAGGCGGGCATCGGATTCTCCGACGTGTCCGGCAGCAGGCTGCCGCCCTCGGCCACAGCCGCGCGGCCCGAGCTCGCTGGCGCATCCTGGCGCGCGGTGGGCGTGTCGCTGGTGTTCCACCCGCGCAATCCGCACCTGCCCACCACCCACGCCAACGTGCGCCACTTCCGCGCCGAGCGCGAAGGCGAGACGGTGGCCTGGTGGTTTGGCGGCGGCTTCGACCTGACCCCGTTCTACCCGGTCGACGAAGACGTGCGGCACTGGCACCGCACCGCACGCGACCTGTGCGCGCCTTTCGGCGGGCAGGCGCGCTATGAAGCGCACAAGCGTTGGTGCGATGAGTACTTCTTCATCAAGCACCGAAACGAGACGCGCGGCGTGGGCGGGCTGTTCTTCGACGACCTGCACGGCGATTTCGAACGCGATTTCGGCTACATGCAGGCCGTGGGCAACGGCTTCCTCGACGCGTACCTGCCGATCGTCGCCGCGCGCAAGGACACGTCGTACAGCGAGCGCGAACGTGCTTTCCAGCTGTACCGGCGCGGCCGTTACGTGGAATTCAACCTGGTCTACGACCGCGGCACCCTGTTCGGCCTGCAGAGCGGCGGCCGCGCCGAATCGATCCTGATGAGCCTGCCGCCGAACGTGCGCTGGGAATACGGCTATGCGCCCGAGCCAGGCAGCGCCGAGGCGCGCCTGGCCGACTACCTGGTGCCACGCGACTGGCTCTCCGAGTCGCCGGAGAAATAA
- a CDS encoding pteridine-dependent deoxygenase — MSQPQTTHAPRPVDASHLSVDYVAAEALDALLADDQVLAVFGFGPDAPGSDDPRYLRVPLSPYGAAPLEVWRSTRPVVRGRDGAVAWASDGTLQFGAIEVDEVDGDIETAGEQAYALLSQFLPGSATPHLLRVWNYLDAITDGEGDDERYRQFCVGRARGLGQFDDTHLPAATGIGRVDGVRTLQVYWLACNRPGTPVENPRQVSAYRYPRQYGLQSPSFARAMLPPAGVETPMLLSGTAAVVGHQTLHPESTEAQLDETFANFQALIASAHRHAPSLPEAFDPASRLKVYVRDAEELPLVAALLDARLPASVPRLLLHATICRRDLRVEIDGVHGA, encoded by the coding sequence ATGAGCCAGCCGCAAACCACGCACGCCCCCCGACCGGTCGATGCCTCGCACCTGAGCGTGGACTACGTGGCCGCCGAGGCGCTGGACGCACTGCTGGCCGACGACCAGGTGCTGGCGGTGTTCGGCTTCGGCCCGGACGCGCCGGGCAGCGACGATCCGCGTTACCTGCGCGTGCCGCTGTCCCCGTATGGCGCCGCGCCGCTGGAAGTCTGGCGCAGCACCCGACCGGTGGTGCGTGGCCGCGACGGCGCGGTGGCCTGGGCCAGCGACGGCACGCTGCAGTTCGGTGCCATCGAGGTCGACGAAGTCGATGGCGACATCGAAACCGCCGGCGAGCAGGCCTATGCCCTGCTCTCGCAGTTCCTGCCGGGCAGCGCCACGCCGCACCTGCTGCGCGTCTGGAATTACCTGGACGCGATCACCGACGGCGAAGGCGACGACGAGCGCTACCGCCAGTTCTGCGTCGGCCGCGCGCGCGGGCTGGGCCAGTTCGATGACACCCATCTTCCAGCAGCCACCGGCATCGGCCGCGTCGATGGCGTGCGCACGCTGCAGGTGTACTGGCTGGCCTGCAACCGCCCCGGCACACCGGTGGAAAACCCACGCCAGGTCAGCGCCTATCGCTATCCGCGCCAGTACGGCCTGCAGTCGCCGAGTTTCGCCCGCGCGATGCTGCCGCCGGCCGGCGTCGAGACGCCGATGCTGCTGTCCGGCACCGCCGCGGTGGTCGGCCACCAGACCCTGCATCCGGAATCGACCGAGGCACAGCTGGACGAAACCTTCGCCAATTTCCAGGCACTGATCGCCAGCGCGCATCGGCATGCACCGTCGCTGCCGGAAGCGTTCGACCCCGCCAGTCGGCTGAAGGTCTACGTGCGCGATGCGGAAGAATTGCCGCTGGTGGCGGCGCTGCTGGACGCGCGCCTGCCGGCCAGCGTGCCGCGCCTGCTGCTGCATGCCACGATCTGCCGCCGCGACCTGCGGGTCGAGATCGACGGCGTCCACGGCGCGTAG
- a CDS encoding AMP-binding protein, producing the protein MSAVIEADLRPAGRCALGTGPLDRIIAHTDGRTVSLRSFHAQVRALAGQLPAGQHAVNLCEDRYRFMVAFCAVALRGQVTLLPPSRAPAVVQGVMERQPATYAIGDGPLDTEPAHYWRMPDTLDEADGELPQIADDVTVAIAFTSGSTGTPKAFPKTLGQFRTSTAQLVAAMSDLWGGRAPSIVATVPAQHMFGLEQSILVPLLTDATLHGGRPFFPQDVARALAEVPSPRMLISTPMHLRALVESGIALPRIAGWVSATAPLEQGLAQAAEVRFGGQVREIFGSTETCIFATRRTAWDAAWTPLPGVSVQPQPDGCLIHAPHLPQPVALADLMEVEADGRFHLRGRQADLLEIAGKRASLGDLTRRLLAVPGVRDGVMVQLDSPGKVRRIVALVVAMGLSEGDVLSSLREAMDPVFLPRRIRFVDTLPRTDTGKLPRVDLLRLLGDMDMPRAT; encoded by the coding sequence ATGTCGGCCGTCATCGAAGCAGACCTTCGCCCAGCAGGACGCTGCGCGCTGGGCACCGGGCCTCTGGACCGGATCATCGCCCACACCGATGGGCGCACGGTCAGCCTGCGCAGCTTCCACGCGCAGGTGCGTGCGTTGGCCGGGCAGCTGCCCGCCGGGCAGCACGCGGTGAACCTGTGCGAAGACCGTTACCGTTTCATGGTCGCGTTCTGCGCGGTCGCCTTGCGCGGCCAGGTCACGCTGCTGCCGCCCTCGCGCGCGCCGGCCGTGGTCCAGGGCGTGATGGAGCGCCAGCCGGCGACTTACGCCATCGGCGATGGTCCGCTGGACACCGAACCGGCTCATTACTGGCGCATGCCCGACACGCTGGACGAAGCCGATGGCGAACTTCCGCAGATCGCTGACGACGTCACCGTCGCCATCGCCTTCACCTCCGGCAGCACCGGCACGCCGAAGGCGTTCCCGAAAACCCTGGGCCAGTTCCGCACCAGCACCGCGCAGCTGGTCGCTGCGATGTCCGACCTGTGGGGCGGGCGGGCGCCGAGCATCGTGGCGACGGTCCCGGCGCAGCACATGTTCGGGCTGGAGCAGTCGATCCTGGTGCCACTGCTGACCGATGCGACGCTGCATGGCGGCCGTCCGTTCTTCCCGCAGGATGTGGCGCGCGCGCTGGCCGAGGTGCCGTCGCCGCGCATGTTGATTTCCACGCCCATGCACCTGCGCGCGCTGGTCGAATCGGGTATCGCGCTGCCACGGATCGCAGGTTGGGTGTCGGCGACCGCGCCGTTGGAGCAGGGGTTGGCGCAGGCAGCCGAAGTGCGCTTCGGCGGACAGGTGCGCGAGATCTTCGGTTCGACCGAAACCTGCATCTTCGCCACCCGCCGCACCGCATGGGATGCCGCCTGGACGCCGCTGCCCGGCGTGAGCGTGCAGCCACAACCCGACGGCTGCCTGATCCACGCACCGCACCTGCCGCAGCCGGTGGCACTGGCCGACCTGATGGAAGTCGAGGCCGACGGCCGCTTCCACCTGCGTGGCCGCCAGGCCGACCTGCTGGAAATCGCCGGCAAGCGTGCCTCGCTCGGCGATCTCACCCGCCGCCTGCTGGCCGTGCCCGGCGTGCGCGATGGCGTAATGGTCCAGCTCGACAGCCCCGGCAAGGTGCGCCGCATCGTCGCACTGGTGGTCGCTATGGGGCTTTCCGAAGGCGACGTGCTGTCCTCGTTGCGCGAAGCCATGGACCCGGTGTTCCTGCCGCGCAGGATCCGCTTCGTCGACACGCTCCCGCGCACCGACACCGGCAAACTGCCGCGCGTGGATCTGCTGCGCTTGCTGGGGGACATGGACATGCCGAGGGCCACCTGA
- a CDS encoding S9 family peptidase, translating into MRLSAAVLSCLLLSPAAFAQAPTAPLTIEQVMADLDWIGPPVEDARWTWDSRGVEYDLKRNGSPIRDTFRQDANGSGAATRVSDDARDTLNTTGAVYDAKRQHQAFVRNGDIFVRNLRSGALTQLTRTLEQEAAPQFGSDGALVWRVGNQWFRWNGSAVAQAAQVKAEDDPAKPQPEDLLRDQQLRTLSTLAHDKQMRDALRAQQDSWRKADPTRAPAPVYLGTKVQIDDTALSPDGQWLLIVTHDKSAEAGDAGKVPQYVTESGYAEQQEARTLVGRNSPVPQALWLADMRTGTVKPLSFDALPGITTDPLAELRKAAAKPPLKGDRPLRVESDGDGGSAAIHWSSDSRNVAVLLRATDNKDRWIAGVDLGNARLQVRDRLTDPGWINWAFNDFGWMPDNQTLWLLSESSGHSQLYTQRGGDKAKALTTGQWEASAPVLSANGDGFYFLCNRAAPGRYEVCQADLKTGKLAEVTALDGGVEGFTQSPDGRSLLVQYSASYLPTQLAVVPAGGGQAKVLTDTRTAAFKAQPWAQPQLVQVPSKHGAGTIWGKYYAPAQMVPGKQYPIVMFVHGAGYLQNAIAGYPPYPREQMFHNLLVQQGYIVLDLDYRGSAGYGRDWRTAIYRNMGHPELDDYLDGLDWLVANHQGDRARAGIYGGSYGGFMTYMALFRAPGVFKAGAALRPVADWTQYNHEYTSNILNTPDIDPQAYKTSSPIEYADGLQDRLLIAHGMIDDNVFFKDSVDMTQKLIELHKDHWSIAPYPLERHGFTRADSWLDEYKRVLNLFDDTLKPTP; encoded by the coding sequence ATGCGCTTGTCCGCCGCCGTGTTGTCCTGCCTGCTGCTGTCGCCCGCCGCCTTCGCCCAGGCGCCCACCGCGCCGCTGACCATCGAACAGGTCATGGCCGACCTGGACTGGATCGGCCCGCCGGTCGAGGACGCGCGCTGGACCTGGGACAGCCGCGGCGTGGAATACGACCTGAAGCGCAACGGCTCGCCGATTCGCGACACCTTCCGCCAGGACGCCAACGGCAGCGGTGCGGCCACCCGGGTGTCCGACGACGCTCGCGACACCCTCAACACCACCGGCGCGGTCTACGACGCCAAGCGCCAGCACCAGGCCTTCGTGCGCAATGGCGACATCTTCGTGCGCAACCTGCGCAGCGGCGCGCTGACCCAGCTGACCCGCACCCTGGAACAGGAAGCCGCGCCGCAGTTCGGCAGCGACGGCGCGCTGGTCTGGCGCGTGGGCAACCAGTGGTTCCGCTGGAATGGCAGCGCCGTGGCCCAGGCCGCCCAGGTCAAGGCCGAGGACGATCCGGCCAAGCCGCAACCCGAGGATCTGCTGCGCGACCAGCAGCTGCGCACCCTGTCCACGCTGGCCCACGACAAGCAGATGCGTGACGCCCTGCGCGCGCAGCAGGACAGCTGGCGCAAGGCCGACCCGACCCGCGCGCCGGCGCCGGTCTACCTGGGCACCAAGGTCCAGATCGATGACACCGCGCTGTCGCCCGATGGCCAGTGGCTGCTGATCGTCACCCATGACAAGAGCGCCGAGGCCGGCGACGCGGGCAAGGTCCCGCAATACGTGACCGAATCCGGCTACGCCGAGCAACAGGAAGCCCGCACCCTGGTCGGCCGCAACTCGCCGGTGCCACAGGCACTGTGGCTGGCCGACATGCGCACCGGCACGGTCAAACCGCTGTCCTTCGATGCCCTGCCCGGCATCACCACCGATCCGCTGGCCGAGTTGCGCAAGGCCGCTGCCAAGCCGCCGCTGAAGGGCGACCGCCCGCTGCGCGTGGAAAGCGACGGCGACGGCGGCAGCGCAGCGATCCACTGGAGCAGCGATTCACGCAACGTCGCGGTGCTGTTGCGGGCCACCGACAACAAGGACCGCTGGATCGCTGGCGTCGACCTGGGCAACGCGCGCCTGCAGGTGCGCGACCGCCTGACCGATCCGGGATGGATCAACTGGGCATTCAACGACTTCGGCTGGATGCCGGACAACCAGACCTTGTGGCTGCTGTCCGAAAGCAGCGGCCATTCGCAGCTCTATACCCAGCGCGGCGGCGACAAGGCCAAGGCGCTGACCACGGGCCAGTGGGAAGCTTCCGCGCCGGTGCTGTCGGCCAATGGCGACGGCTTCTATTTCCTGTGCAACCGCGCCGCGCCCGGCCGCTACGAGGTCTGCCAGGCCGACCTCAAGACCGGCAAGCTGGCCGAAGTCACCGCGCTGGACGGCGGCGTGGAAGGCTTCACCCAGTCGCCGGACGGGCGTTCGTTGCTGGTCCAGTACTCGGCCAGCTACCTGCCGACCCAGCTGGCCGTGGTCCCGGCCGGCGGCGGCCAGGCCAAGGTGCTGACCGACACCCGCACCGCCGCGTTCAAGGCCCAGCCGTGGGCCCAGCCGCAGCTGGTGCAGGTACCTTCGAAGCACGGCGCCGGCACGATCTGGGGCAAGTACTACGCGCCGGCGCAGATGGTGCCAGGCAAGCAATACCCGATCGTGATGTTCGTGCACGGTGCCGGTTACCTGCAGAACGCCATCGCCGGCTATCCGCCCTACCCGCGCGAGCAGATGTTCCACAACCTGCTGGTCCAGCAGGGCTACATCGTGCTGGACCTGGATTATCGCGGCAGCGCCGGCTACGGCCGCGACTGGCGCACGGCGATCTACCGCAACATGGGCCATCCGGAACTGGACGATTACCTGGACGGCCTAGACTGGCTGGTCGCCAACCACCAGGGCGACCGCGCGCGCGCTGGCATCTACGGCGGCAGCTACGGCGGCTTCATGACGTACATGGCGTTGTTCCGGGCGCCGGGCGTGTTCAAGGCCGGTGCCGCGCTGCGCCCGGTGGCCGACTGGACCCAGTACAACCACGAGTACACGTCCAACATCCTCAACACCCCGGATATCGATCCGCAGGCCTACAAGACCTCCTCGCCGATCGAATACGCCGACGGCCTGCAGGACCGCCTGCTGATCGCCCACGGCATGATCGACGACAACGTGTTCTTCAAGGACTCGGTCGACATGACCCAGAAGCTGATCGAACTGCACAAGGACCACTGGTCGATCGCGCCCTATCCGCTGGAGCGCCACGGCTTCACCCGTGCCGATTCCTGGCTGGATGAATACAAGCGCGTGCTGAACCTGTTCGACGACACGCTGAAGCCCACGCCGTAA
- a CDS encoding ketosynthase, protein MSRPTRPPEISASAPAADPGAPPWALGVALLLAVGYSPLAHWANASGRSELAVLAGVALVLMLLIEPIARLRWWAWLLAAALLSALVPLWHSPRALLLLTAPPVVFTGWVAWFFGRSLRAGRTPLITRIVSGLYAQAGQALSSAQRVYTRRLTLCWAGLLAGMTVVNLLLGLWAVPGGVLAQLGRVPPLAIADEQASLFANLLSYGVIGGFFVGEYMLRSRWFPVRPYRNFLDFARQMARLGPAFWRDVLR, encoded by the coding sequence ATGTCCAGGCCAACAAGACCACCTGAGATCAGCGCGTCGGCGCCCGCAGCCGATCCCGGCGCCCCGCCGTGGGCGCTGGGCGTGGCATTGCTGCTGGCGGTGGGCTATTCGCCGCTGGCGCACTGGGCCAATGCGTCCGGTCGCAGCGAACTGGCCGTCCTGGCCGGCGTGGCGCTGGTCCTGATGCTGCTGATCGAACCGATCGCGCGCCTGCGCTGGTGGGCCTGGCTGTTGGCCGCCGCGCTGCTGTCCGCGCTGGTGCCGCTGTGGCATTCGCCGCGCGCGTTGCTGCTGCTGACCGCGCCGCCGGTGGTGTTCACCGGCTGGGTGGCGTGGTTCTTCGGCCGCAGTCTGCGGGCCGGCCGCACGCCGTTGATCACCCGGATCGTCTCGGGCCTGTATGCGCAGGCCGGGCAGGCGCTGTCGTCCGCGCAGCGGGTGTATACGCGCCGGCTGACCCTCTGCTGGGCGGGCCTGCTGGCGGGCATGACGGTGGTCAACCTGCTGCTGGGGCTGTGGGCCGTGCCCGGCGGCGTGCTGGCCCAGCTGGGTCGGGTACCGCCACTGGCCATTGCCGATGAACAGGCGTCGCTGTTCGCAAACCTGCTGAGTTATGGCGTGATCGGCGGTTTCTTCGTCGGCGAGTACATGCTGCGTTCGCGCTGGTTCCCGGTGCGGCCGTACCGGAATTTCCTCGACTTCGCGCGCCAGATGGCGCGGCTGGGTCCGGCCTTCTGGCGTGACGTGCTGCGCTGA
- a CDS encoding phosphopantetheine-binding protein yields MSAQTAAEHELAELLVESLNLEDVNAGEIDPDAPLFNTGLGLDSIDALELALAIGKKYGFQLRSDSEDNQRIFASLRTLSAHVQANKTT; encoded by the coding sequence ATGTCCGCCCAAACCGCCGCAGAACACGAACTGGCCGAGCTGCTGGTCGAGAGCCTGAACCTGGAAGACGTGAATGCCGGCGAGATCGATCCCGACGCGCCGCTGTTCAACACCGGCTTGGGCCTGGACTCGATCGACGCGCTGGAACTGGCGCTGGCCATCGGCAAGAAATACGGATTCCAGCTGCGTTCGGACAGCGAGGACAACCAGCGCATCTTCGCTTCGCTGCGCACGCTGTCGGCGCATGTCCAGGCCAACAAGACCACCTGA